CCCCAGCCCCACGATGCCGATCAAGCGGTTTTTAAAGCGGATGGGCGCGAGGGCCGCGATGCCCTTTTCTACGAAGGGCTCGAGCTGGCGCCGGTCGCCCTCCTCTAGCTCCTCCGCGAGCGCGCCCACGAGAGCGGGGCCGGCGTGGCCGTCGACGACGTCGGCCAAACCCTGCGGCGGGATGGTCAACTCGTGGAGCGCTTCGGCGTCGAGGCCGCGGGCGGCGCCGACCTCCAGGCCGCCGTCGGGGGCGCGAAGCAAGACCACCGCCCGGTCGGTGCTGAATTGTCCGGTCGCCATCATGAGGAGGGCGGGCAGCATCTTCTCGGTCTCGATCGCCTCGGCCAGGCTTTGGGATACCGTAAAGAGCGTCTCCATCTCCATGGCCTTGCGGCCTATTTCCCTTTTGGCCCCGGGCGAGTGGTCGGGGGGGCGACTCGCCGCCAGGTGCTTGTCCAGGGCAAGGTTGAGGGACGTCCCCAGGTACCGGAGGAGACGCCGCTCCTCGTTGGCGACGGCGCCGCCGTCCTTCTTTTCGCCCACCACCAGGACGGCGATAATTTTATCGGCGATGCTGAAGGGGAGGACGAATTGGGTGCGGTTTTTGTCGGCCCACTTACCCAGCGTTCTGCCGTACGAGGCGAGCTCTTCGGCGCCGACTATTCCTTGGGCGGGCAGGTTGTCCGCCAGGGCCGACTTCACGGCGTCGTCGACCGGGGGGAAGTTGTCGCGCGCCGCGGCGGCGACGAGGCCGGCGTCTTCGGCCAACGGCACGAACGCGCACTGGTTCAGCGCCATATAGTTGGCCGTCACGTCGACTAATTGCGACAACTTGCGGTCGAATTCACGGTCGCCCCCCAGGACGTCGGAGTAGGCGGCCAGCAGCGAGAACAGCGCTTGCGGGACGCGGGGCGCCGCGAGCGCCTCGGCCGCGCCCGCGGTGAGCTCTTCCAAGCTGGGGGGTTTGGGGAGCTTCCCGCCGCGAAACCTCTCGACCGCCTGGTCGACGTCGTCGGCGACGATGAAGTAGTCGAGAACGTCGAGCGTCTTGAAGACGGTTAATATTTTGTTCTGCATCTTAACGAAGATGATGTCGCCGTCGTTTTTGCGCATTTCGCCGACCGCGGACAGGAAGGCTCCCATCCCGGCGCTGGAGATGAAGTCCACTCCTTGGA
This genomic interval from bacterium contains the following:
- a CDS encoding HD domain-containing phosphohydrolase, yielding MAKELSIKITAKTPDGIHVFKVSGTLGVEGSAGIQGLLDACLKEKVYRIVLDLQGVDFISSAGMGAFLSAVGEMRKNDGDIIFVKMQNKILTVFKTLDVLDYFIVADDVDQAVERFRGGKLPKPPSLEELTAGAAEALAAPRVPQALFSLLAAYSDVLGGDREFDRKLSQLVDVTANYMALNQCAFVPLAEDAGLVAAAARDNFPPVDDAVKSALADNLPAQGIVGAEELASYGRTLGKWADKNRTQFVLPFSIADKIIAVLVVGEKKDGGAVANEERRLLRYLGTSLNLALDKHLAASRPPDHSPGAKREIGRKAMEMETLFTVSQSLAEAIETEKMLPALLMMATGQFSTDRAVVLLRAPDGGLEVGAARGLDAEALHELTIPPQGLADVVDGHAGPALVGALAEELEEGDRRQLEPFVEKGIAALAPIRFKNRLIGIVGLGAKITGREFDADELRLLAALVNLAAVSIETARLLEKTKKNYGGLVRALISAIEAKDKYTRGHTERVTLYASALADEIGLKEDRRQDLLFGAVLHDVGYLGVPEEVLRMPNGITEEQLAELRRHPLIGADILRGIPLLRNALDGVRYHHEHYDGSGYPDGLAGEDIPLIARVIAVADSFDAMTTGRRYREAKSKEEAAREITAARGAQFDPAIADAFVRLLESGRLDIITTKRRKQEV